A single window of Nicotiana sylvestris chromosome 3, ASM39365v2, whole genome shotgun sequence DNA harbors:
- the LOC138888282 gene encoding uncharacterized protein has translation MANQELDASVIDPSREGEESDVNLKEEVYKLKQQMAEMYQAWVKGHPPQSYPANPAFVPPLAQSQEPPTVDSSPGFPIYQHYQVSLYSKPKITNTITPEPTFKAPESYSYTSHFDLPIDTEKTPKNPEQEEMFRKVNSLEQSFRNMQGLGGQVSVAYKDMCLFPYVQLPVGFKMTKFDLYDGQGDPVAHLRGFCSKMRGAGGKEELLMAYFSMSLSGAVLEWYTR, from the exons atggctaaccaagaactggatgcaagtgttattgatccgtcgaGAGAGGGtgaagagtctgatgttaatctaAAAGAGGAagtgtataagctgaaacaacaaatggcAGAGATGTATCAGGCATgggtgaaagggcatccaccacaatcctaccccgccaaccctgctttcgtccCACCGTTGGCTCAatcccaggaacctcccactgttgattcatctccaggctttcccatttaccaacactaccaag tgagcctttaTTCCAAACCCAAGATAACTAATACTATCACcccggagcctactttcaaggccccagaaTCTTACTCCTACACTTCTCATTTCGACCTCCCTATTGATACTGAGAAAACACCTAAAAATCCAGAacaagaggagatgttcaggaaggttaacagcttggaacagtcattcagaaacatgcagggattgggaggccaggtgagcgtggcctacaaagatatGTGTCTATTTCCCTATGTTCAACTACCAGTGGGATTCAAGATGACCAAATTCGATCTATATGACGGGCAAGGAGACCCGGTGGCCCATTTGAGAGGATTCtgcagcaaaatgagaggagccggtgggaaagaagagctgttgatggcatactttagtATGAGTCTGAGCGGCGCGgtgttggagtggtacactcggtag